A window of the Natronomonas salina genome harbors these coding sequences:
- a CDS encoding alpha/beta fold hydrolase, which translates to MPTVTTEGTTLAYEVAGEPDRPTVVFVADAGFGPWIWGWQAPQLSGPYRTVVYATRGTDGSDAAGPYDVDRLAADLEAVLADADVPRVHVVGAGLGGMVALRYAREYARARSLTLVGTAPSGQEIDDEALSALHPEDPTRLRESLSLAFTDGFLAETGLVDDVVEWRREEDAVGDALAGHREAVRSFEAGPRYEIALPTLVLHGLEDPVVDVEAGRELAADLPRGRFEAVEGKRCCYVEHSAAVSDAIDRFVDGVSADYSG; encoded by the coding sequence ATGCCGACGGTCACGACCGAGGGGACGACGCTCGCCTACGAGGTCGCCGGGGAGCCGGACCGACCGACGGTGGTCTTCGTCGCCGACGCCGGCTTCGGCCCCTGGATCTGGGGCTGGCAGGCGCCACAACTGTCCGGGCCGTACCGAACGGTCGTCTACGCGACCCGCGGGACCGACGGCTCCGACGCGGCGGGGCCGTACGACGTCGACCGCCTCGCCGCGGACCTGGAGGCCGTCCTCGCGGACGCCGACGTCCCTCGCGTCCACGTCGTCGGCGCGGGCCTCGGCGGGATGGTCGCGCTCCGATACGCGCGCGAGTACGCCCGCGCCCGCTCGTTGACACTCGTCGGGACTGCCCCCTCGGGCCAGGAGATCGACGACGAAGCCCTGTCGGCGCTCCATCCGGAGGATCCCACGCGGCTCCGAGAATCCCTCTCGCTGGCGTTCACCGACGGTTTCCTGGCCGAGACGGGACTGGTCGACGACGTCGTCGAGTGGCGGCGCGAGGAGGACGCCGTCGGGGACGCCCTGGCCGGCCACCGCGAGGCGGTCCGGTCCTTCGAGGCGGGTCCCCGCTACGAGATCGCGCTGCCGACGCTCGTCCTCCACGGCCTCGAGGACCCGGTCGTCGACGTCGAAGCGGGCCGCGAACTCGCGGCCGACCTCCCGCGCGGGCGGTTCGAGGCCGTCGAGGGGAAACGGTGCTGTTACGTCGAGCACTCGGCGGCCGTCTCCGACGCGATAGACCGGTTCGTCGACGGCGTAAGCGCCGATTACTCGGGCTAA
- the glmM gene encoding phosphoglucosamine mutase — protein MFGTSGIRGPVGDEVTADLALRVGRALGAETDRVVVGRDPRGSGELLADALAAGLRELGTDVVDLGLAATPTVARAVAWRDADAGAVVTASHNPPEDNGIKLWQPSGQAYDAEGRQRMTERIEADDPDLEPWDGIGERTTASDVDRHLETLVDAVDGPLDLTVAVDVGNGAGGVTPDALVELGCEVETLNAQPDGRFPGRPSEPTAENCAALATLVEGGDYDLGIAHDGDADRMRAAAGDGTFLAGDVLLALFAADAAAAGQRVAVPVDTSLAVEDFLAERDVDVTRTPVGDVYVAEAAAEPDVAFGGEPSGAWIWPEETLCPDGPLAAVRIAALAAEKPLEDRIDEIPTYPIRRANVETDDKAAVMAAVEDSVFERYDSVETLDGVRVSTDAGWFLVRASGTQPLIRVTAEARESDRAEELLADARNLVEAAR, from the coding sequence ATGTTCGGAACGAGCGGTATCCGCGGCCCCGTCGGCGACGAGGTGACGGCCGACCTCGCGCTCCGCGTCGGGCGGGCGCTCGGCGCCGAGACCGACCGCGTCGTCGTCGGACGGGACCCCCGCGGCAGCGGCGAACTCCTCGCGGACGCCCTCGCGGCGGGGCTGCGCGAACTCGGGACCGACGTCGTCGACCTGGGCCTCGCCGCGACGCCCACCGTCGCCCGCGCCGTCGCGTGGCGGGACGCCGACGCCGGGGCCGTCGTCACCGCGAGCCACAACCCCCCGGAGGACAACGGCATCAAGCTCTGGCAGCCCTCCGGGCAGGCCTACGACGCCGAGGGGCGCCAGCGCATGACCGAGCGCATCGAGGCCGACGACCCAGACCTCGAACCGTGGGACGGCATCGGCGAGCGGACGACCGCCAGCGACGTCGACCGGCACCTCGAGACGCTCGTCGACGCCGTCGACGGACCCCTCGACCTCACCGTCGCGGTGGACGTCGGGAACGGTGCTGGAGGTGTCACTCCGGACGCGCTCGTCGAACTCGGCTGCGAGGTCGAGACGCTGAACGCCCAGCCGGACGGCCGGTTCCCGGGGCGGCCCTCCGAGCCCACGGCGGAGAACTGCGCGGCGCTCGCGACCCTCGTCGAGGGCGGCGACTACGACCTCGGGATCGCCCACGACGGCGACGCCGACCGGATGCGCGCCGCCGCCGGCGACGGGACGTTCCTCGCCGGCGACGTCCTGCTGGCGCTGTTCGCGGCCGACGCCGCGGCGGCCGGCCAGCGCGTGGCGGTCCCGGTCGACACCAGCCTCGCCGTCGAGGACTTCCTCGCCGAGCGCGACGTCGACGTCACCCGGACGCCAGTCGGCGACGTCTACGTGGCCGAGGCCGCGGCTGAACCGGACGTCGCCTTCGGCGGCGAACCCTCCGGCGCCTGGATCTGGCCCGAGGAGACGCTGTGTCCCGACGGCCCCCTGGCCGCGGTGCGGATCGCAGCGCTCGCGGCCGAGAAGCCGCTCGAGGACCGCATCGACGAGATCCCCACCTACCCAATCCGACGGGCGAACGTCGAGACCGACGACAAGGCGGCGGTGATGGCGGCAGTCGAGGACAGCGTCTTCGAGCGGTACGACTCCGTCGAGACGCTCGACGGCGTCCGCGTCAGCACCGACGCGGGCTGGTTCCTCGTGCGGGCGAGCGGCACCCAGCCGCTGATCCGCGTGACCGCGGAGGCGCGCGAGTCGGATCGGGCGGAGGAACTCCTGGCGGACGCGCGGAACCTCGTCGAAGCGGCCCGGTGA
- a CDS encoding Era-like GTP-binding protein, which translates to MGLLTELKSSISNATSSLFAGSDPKRIGIYGPPNAGKTTLANRIARDWTGDAVGPESHVPHETRRARRKENVEIKRNGKSVTIDVVDTPGVTTKVDYKEFLEHDIEKDDAVRRSREATEGVAEAMHWLREDVDGVIYVLDSTEDPFTQVNTMLIGIIESQNLPVLIFANKIDLDDSSVQRISNAFPQHETVPLSALEGDNMDEVYDKIAEYFG; encoded by the coding sequence ATGGGACTGCTAACCGAACTCAAATCGAGTATCTCGAACGCGACGTCGAGCCTGTTCGCGGGGAGCGATCCGAAGCGGATCGGCATCTACGGCCCCCCGAACGCGGGTAAGACGACGCTCGCGAACCGTATCGCCAGAGACTGGACCGGCGACGCCGTCGGTCCGGAGAGCCACGTTCCCCACGAGACGCGCCGCGCGCGTCGCAAGGAGAACGTCGAGATCAAGCGCAACGGCAAGTCGGTGACGATAGACGTCGTCGACACGCCGGGTGTGACCACCAAGGTGGACTACAAGGAGTTCCTCGAACACGACATCGAGAAGGACGACGCCGTCCGCCGCTCCCGCGAGGCCACGGAGGGCGTCGCCGAGGCGATGCACTGGCTCCGCGAGGACGTCGACGGCGTCATCTACGTCCTCGACTCCACCGAGGACCCGTTCACGCAGGTCAACACGATGCTCATCGGCATCATCGAGAGCCAGAACCTGCCGGTGCTCATCTTCGCGAACAAGATAGACCTCGACGACTCGAGCGTCCAGCGGATCAGCAACGCCTTCCCGCAGCACGAGACGGTGCCGCTGTCGGCCCTCGAGGGGGACAACATGGACGAAGTGTACGACAAGATCGCGGAGTACTTCGGGTGA
- a CDS encoding acyl-CoA dehydrogenase family protein — protein sequence MLDYVSLEADLDEEERMVRDTARDFVEDKVRPDIGEHWIEGTFPMDLIPEMGELGFYAPNLEGYGSPNVSEKAYGLLMQELEACDSGLRSMASVQGALVMYPLHAYGSEEQKEEYLWDLGSGEKVGCFGLTEPAHGSNPSGMETSAEKDGDEYVLNGAKTWITNSPISDVAIVWAKDRSDDDTVRGFVVDTDLDGVTTNKIEEKLSLRASITGEIHLDDVRVNEADVLPDVRGMKGPLSCLSQARFGIAWGAVGAARDCFETARGYAQDREQFGGPIGRFQIQQQKLAEMATQITLAQLLVYRITDLKERGDLRPQHISMAKRNNVRMARDQSRIAREMLGGNGITADYSPMRHMTNLETVYTYEGTHDIHTLILGEDLTGLKAYQ from the coding sequence ATGCTGGATTACGTGAGTCTCGAGGCGGACCTGGACGAGGAAGAACGGATGGTCCGCGACACGGCCCGCGACTTCGTGGAGGACAAGGTCCGCCCCGACATCGGCGAGCACTGGATCGAGGGGACGTTCCCGATGGACCTCATCCCCGAGATGGGCGAACTCGGCTTCTACGCGCCGAACCTCGAGGGATACGGCTCACCGAACGTCAGCGAGAAAGCCTACGGCCTGCTGATGCAGGAACTGGAGGCCTGCGACTCCGGGCTCCGCTCGATGGCCTCCGTCCAGGGCGCCCTCGTGATGTACCCGCTGCACGCCTACGGCAGCGAGGAGCAGAAGGAGGAGTACCTCTGGGACCTCGGGTCGGGCGAGAAGGTCGGCTGCTTCGGGCTCACCGAACCCGCCCACGGCTCCAACCCCTCGGGGATGGAGACCAGCGCCGAGAAGGACGGCGACGAGTACGTCCTCAACGGCGCGAAGACCTGGATCACCAACTCCCCCATCTCCGACGTCGCCATCGTCTGGGCGAAGGACCGTTCCGACGACGACACCGTCCGCGGGTTCGTCGTCGACACCGACCTCGACGGCGTCACCACGAACAAGATCGAGGAGAAGCTCTCGCTGCGCGCCTCGATCACCGGCGAGATCCACCTCGACGACGTCCGCGTCAACGAGGCCGACGTCCTCCCGGACGTCCGGGGGATGAAGGGCCCGCTCTCCTGTCTGTCGCAGGCGCGCTTCGGCATCGCGTGGGGCGCCGTCGGCGCCGCCCGCGACTGCTTCGAGACCGCCCGCGGATACGCCCAGGATCGCGAGCAGTTCGGCGGTCCCATCGGTCGCTTCCAGATCCAACAGCAGAAACTCGCCGAGATGGCCACCCAGATCACCCTCGCCCAGCTGCTCGTCTACCGCATCACCGACCTCAAGGAGCGCGGGGACCTCCGGCCCCAGCACATCTCGATGGCCAAGCGGAACAACGTCCGGATGGCCCGCGACCAGTCGCGCATCGCCCGCGAGATGCTCGGCGGCAACGGCATCACCGCCGACTACTCGCCGATGCGCCACATGACGAACCTCGAGACCGTCTACACCTACGAGGGCACCCACGACATCCACACCCTCATCCTCGGCGAGGACCTCACGGGCCTGAAGGCCTACCAGTAG
- a CDS encoding RidA family protein — MERQRVTTGTEWEPHVGYSRAVRVGDRILVSGTTATDDDGNPVAPGDPEAQTRRALDIVVDAIEEAGGAREDVVRTRMYVTDADDWEAVGEVHGEFFGDVRPAATLVEVSSLVEPEYVVEVEAEAVVS, encoded by the coding sequence ATGGAACGACAGCGCGTCACGACGGGTACGGAGTGGGAACCCCACGTCGGCTACTCCCGGGCGGTCCGGGTCGGAGACCGGATCCTCGTCTCCGGAACGACGGCGACCGACGACGATGGAAATCCGGTCGCCCCCGGCGACCCCGAGGCGCAGACCCGGCGCGCCCTCGACATCGTCGTCGACGCCATCGAGGAGGCCGGCGGCGCTCGCGAGGACGTCGTCCGGACCCGGATGTACGTGACCGACGCGGACGACTGGGAAGCCGTCGGTGAGGTCCACGGGGAGTTCTTCGGTGACGTGCGGCCAGCAGCGACGCTGGTCGAGGTGTCGAGTCTCGTGGAACCGGAGTACGTCGTCGAGGTCGAAGCCGAGGCCGTCGTCTCCTGA
- a CDS encoding DUF7089 family protein, whose protein sequence is MFERRKLSGELAAVREAHAPSAAVFDSDGDFETLPSSVAENLLAVVDGIDLLTYDESWVPKDAPQTLHRIAGGEFTIGAPGDGGVAWTRQTDPPSVFVKPRLEGSPAGFVDFLLAEAFVEVGLGLPEHFLGFFGSEYRALDEAVPLSATETYQLAAALFDAYVGLHTREVFREWDDEHPALYGEWVDAGERLEPRLSNLTSDVARGQTDFADGAELACSAVKHEVSVPSPFDALDAEVYRDHGAAYAVRWAEKTFEALED, encoded by the coding sequence ATGTTCGAGCGCCGGAAGCTGTCCGGCGAACTGGCGGCCGTCCGCGAGGCGCACGCGCCGTCGGCCGCCGTCTTCGACAGCGACGGCGACTTCGAGACGCTCCCGTCGTCGGTCGCCGAGAACCTGCTGGCGGTCGTCGACGGCATCGACCTGCTGACCTATGACGAGTCGTGGGTCCCGAAAGACGCCCCGCAGACGCTCCACCGCATCGCCGGCGGGGAGTTCACGATCGGCGCGCCCGGGGACGGCGGCGTCGCCTGGACCCGACAGACCGACCCGCCGTCGGTGTTCGTCAAGCCGCGCCTGGAGGGTTCGCCCGCCGGCTTCGTCGACTTCCTGCTCGCGGAGGCGTTCGTCGAGGTCGGCCTGGGGCTCCCGGAGCACTTCCTGGGGTTCTTCGGATCGGAGTACCGCGCGCTCGACGAGGCGGTCCCGCTATCGGCGACCGAGACCTACCAGCTAGCGGCGGCGCTGTTCGACGCGTACGTGGGCCTGCACACCCGGGAGGTGTTCCGGGAGTGGGACGACGAGCACCCGGCCCTCTACGGGGAGTGGGTCGACGCCGGGGAACGACTGGAACCGCGGCTCTCGAATCTGACGAGCGACGTCGCGAGGGGACAGACCGACTTCGCCGACGGCGCGGAACTGGCCTGCAGCGCCGTCAAGCACGAGGTGTCGGTGCCGTCGCCGTTCGACGCCCTGGACGCCGAGGTGTATCGGGACCACGGGGCGGCCTACGCCGTGCGATGGGCGGAGAAGACGTTCGAGGCCCTCGAGGACTGA
- a CDS encoding aminotransferase class V-fold PLP-dependent enzyme: MDPAALRADVPACESCAYLNTGASGPAPRRVVEAVESAQRDQEFEACSAGHYEVAESVRASARETLADHLGCRPEDVALVASTGDGISRVANAVDWSAGDRVVRTDLEHPSGVLPWRRLRDEGVEVTTVECPGGRLPMNDYREAVADARLVCLSSESWLHGTRLPVAEAVEIAHDAGALVLVDAVQTVGQHPVDVEAWGADVVCASGHKWLLGPWGAGFCYVDPDSLSAFRPRHVGYHSVVDPTGEGFEYRDDAGRFEVSTSAVAPYAGLVEAVEMLEAVGMDAVENRIERLTDRLKAGLGDRLVSPEAYESGLVTFAVEDAQAFVDRANAADVVVRDLPSDAVRASVHAFNDEADVDALLDLL, translated from the coding sequence ATGGATCCAGCGGCACTCCGCGCGGACGTCCCGGCCTGCGAGTCGTGCGCGTACCTGAACACGGGGGCGAGCGGCCCGGCGCCGCGCCGCGTCGTCGAGGCGGTCGAGTCGGCCCAGCGGGACCAGGAGTTCGAGGCCTGCTCGGCGGGCCACTACGAGGTCGCCGAGTCGGTCCGGGCGTCGGCCCGCGAGACGCTGGCCGACCACCTGGGCTGTCGGCCCGAGGACGTCGCGCTCGTCGCGTCGACCGGCGACGGGATCAGCCGCGTGGCCAACGCCGTCGACTGGTCGGCCGGCGACCGCGTCGTCCGGACGGACCTCGAACACCCCTCCGGCGTCCTCCCGTGGCGGCGGCTCCGGGACGAGGGCGTCGAGGTGACGACGGTCGAGTGCCCCGGTGGCCGGCTGCCGATGAACGACTACCGCGAGGCGGTCGCCGACGCGCGGCTGGTCTGTCTCAGCTCCGAGAGCTGGCTGCACGGCACCCGGCTGCCGGTCGCGGAGGCCGTCGAGATAGCCCACGACGCCGGCGCCTTGGTCCTCGTCGACGCGGTCCAGACGGTCGGCCAGCACCCGGTCGACGTCGAGGCATGGGGCGCCGACGTGGTCTGCGCTTCGGGGCACAAGTGGTTGCTCGGCCCCTGGGGCGCCGGATTCTGCTACGTCGACCCCGATTCGCTCTCGGCGTTCCGGCCGCGACACGTCGGGTACCACAGCGTCGTCGACCCGACGGGCGAGGGGTTCGAGTACCGCGACGACGCCGGGCGGTTCGAGGTGTCGACGTCGGCGGTGGCGCCGTACGCCGGTCTGGTCGAGGCCGTCGAGATGCTCGAGGCTGTGGGGATGGACGCGGTGGAGAACCGCATCGAGCGGCTGACCGACCGGCTCAAGGCCGGGCTCGGCGACCGCCTCGTCTCGCCGGAGGCCTACGAGTCCGGGCTGGTCACCTTCGCCGTCGAGGACGCCCAGGCGTTCGTCGACCGCGCGAACGCGGCGGACGTGGTCGTCCGCGACCTTCCCTCCGATGCGGTCCGGGCGTCGGTCCACGCGTTCAACGACGAGGCCGACGTCGACGCGCTCCTCGATCTGCTGTGA
- a CDS encoding type 1 glutamine amidotransferase, which yields MRTRIALLNASHNDPNTTRNFRRELDADLSEFSVTDGELPDDYEYDAFVVTGSRASVYWDEPWIEGTRDWVRGAVERDLPALGICWGHQLLADVLGGTVEPMGEYELGYRTVTHTGDDLFAGVPEEFTVFTTHSDAVTELPDGADLIAENDYGVHGFRHGDVFGLQSHPEYDPETAESVVRGKDHLPAERIEAVCDGITEAAYADAKPAKSIFENFAETIRTVDPAAEAASGTVAADD from the coding sequence ATGAGAACACGTATCGCGCTACTGAACGCCTCTCACAACGACCCTAACACGACGCGGAACTTCCGCCGCGAACTCGACGCCGACCTCTCGGAGTTCTCGGTCACCGACGGGGAGCTCCCCGACGACTACGAGTACGACGCCTTCGTCGTCACCGGGTCGCGCGCCTCCGTCTACTGGGACGAACCCTGGATCGAGGGGACGCGCGACTGGGTGCGCGGCGCGGTCGAACGCGACCTCCCCGCCCTCGGCATCTGCTGGGGCCACCAGCTGCTGGCCGACGTCCTCGGCGGCACCGTCGAGCCGATGGGCGAGTACGAACTCGGCTACCGGACCGTCACCCACACCGGCGACGACCTCTTCGCGGGCGTCCCCGAGGAGTTCACCGTCTTCACCACCCACTCCGACGCCGTCACCGAACTCCCGGACGGCGCCGACCTGATCGCGGAGAACGACTACGGCGTCCACGGCTTCCGGCACGGCGACGTCTTCGGCCTCCAGTCCCACCCCGAGTACGACCCCGAGACCGCCGAGTCCGTCGTCCGCGGGAAGGACCACCTCCCGGCCGAGCGCATCGAGGCCGTCTGCGACGGCATCACCGAGGCCGCCTACGCCGACGCGAAACCGGCCAAGTCTATCTTCGAGAACTTCGCCGAGACCATCCGGACGGTCGACCCCGCCGCCGAAGCCGCTTCCGGGACCGTCGCCGCAGACGACTAA
- a CDS encoding DUF7563 family protein, whose product MPECQNCGAFVTAAYARVFTPNGIEDPRVCPQCEDKIRDGSDVREARSTRRT is encoded by the coding sequence ATGCCGGAATGCCAGAACTGCGGCGCGTTCGTAACGGCAGCGTACGCTCGGGTTTTCACGCCGAACGGTATCGAAGATCCGCGCGTCTGTCCCCAGTGTGAGGACAAGATCCGCGACGGCTCCGACGTCCGCGAGGCCCGCTCCACCCGTCGGACGTAA
- a CDS encoding Cdc6/Cdc18 family protein — MTEGDSTDTSEEHKVESRDEDDRAAHGEEDTSSTGTEADTVDDDSSHETTGAGNASGFVDRTPVETEGSDIDGNAASSGDTPDPSDSGLRESIETAPAGDEIGGEGTAPGHTVDGFSGDVDLEDLDLDADPDAASGDTDEASRGLFDDLLEGEPIFENKEVLRPSYTPRELPHREEQINNMATILVTALRGETPSNILIYGKTGTGKTASAKFVSEELESTSQKYEVPCEVEYINCEVTDTQYRVLAQLANKFIEKNEAYIEDRLEELGDLRDRAAEDHGALADTEFDSVAAVENEITQLEADLEEFEPVPMTGWPTDRVYSTFFDAVDYHERVVVIMLDEIDKLVEKSGDDTLYNLSRMNSELENSRVSIMGISNDLKFTDFLDPRVKSSLGEEEIVFPPYDATQLRDILRHRSEISFKGDTLSEDVIPLCAAFAAQEHGDARRALDLLRTAGELAERDRTETVEEKHVRRAQEKIELDRVVEVVRTLPTQSKLVLYATILLEKNGVHNVNTGEVFNIYKRLCQEMDADVLTQRRVTDLISELDMLGIVNAVVVSKGRYGRTKEISLSVPLEETEAVLLSDSRIGQVEDAQPFVQARFDN; from the coding sequence ATGACAGAGGGAGATTCCACCGACACGTCCGAGGAGCACAAAGTCGAATCCCGGGACGAGGACGACCGAGCCGCCCACGGGGAGGAGGACACGAGTTCGACTGGAACCGAAGCCGATACCGTCGACGACGATTCCAGCCACGAGACTACTGGAGCGGGTAACGCATCCGGATTCGTCGATCGGACTCCAGTTGAAACAGAGGGGTCGGATATCGACGGCAACGCAGCCAGCTCCGGCGACACTCCCGACCCGAGCGATAGTGGTCTCCGCGAATCCATCGAGACGGCTCCCGCCGGCGACGAGATCGGCGGGGAGGGGACCGCCCCCGGCCACACCGTCGACGGGTTCTCCGGGGACGTCGACCTCGAGGACCTGGATCTCGACGCCGACCCCGACGCAGCCTCGGGCGACACCGACGAGGCGTCCAGGGGGCTCTTCGACGACCTCCTGGAGGGCGAACCCATCTTCGAGAACAAGGAGGTGCTGCGTCCCTCCTACACACCCCGTGAGCTCCCCCACCGCGAGGAGCAGATCAACAACATGGCGACCATCCTCGTGACCGCGCTGCGCGGGGAGACCCCCTCGAACATCCTCATCTACGGGAAGACGGGGACCGGCAAGACCGCCAGCGCGAAGTTCGTCAGCGAGGAACTCGAGAGCACCTCCCAGAAGTACGAGGTGCCCTGCGAGGTCGAGTACATCAACTGCGAGGTCACCGACACGCAGTACCGCGTCCTCGCCCAGCTCGCCAACAAGTTCATCGAGAAGAACGAGGCGTACATCGAGGACCGACTCGAGGAGCTCGGCGACCTCCGGGACCGGGCCGCCGAGGACCACGGCGCGCTCGCCGACACCGAGTTCGACAGCGTCGCCGCGGTGGAGAACGAGATCACGCAACTCGAGGCCGACCTCGAGGAGTTCGAACCGGTGCCGATGACGGGGTGGCCGACCGACCGCGTTTACTCGACGTTCTTCGACGCCGTCGACTACCACGAGCGCGTCGTGGTCATCATGCTCGACGAGATCGACAAGCTCGTCGAGAAGTCCGGCGACGACACCCTCTACAACCTCTCGCGGATGAACTCGGAGCTGGAGAACTCCCGGGTGAGCATCATGGGCATCTCGAACGACCTGAAGTTCACCGACTTCCTCGACCCCCGCGTCAAGTCGAGCCTCGGCGAGGAGGAGATCGTCTTCCCGCCGTACGACGCGACGCAGCTCCGGGACATCCTCCGGCACCGCTCGGAGATCTCGTTCAAGGGCGACACGCTCTCGGAAGACGTCATCCCGCTCTGTGCGGCCTTCGCCGCCCAGGAGCACGGCGACGCCCGTCGAGCCCTCGACCTGCTCCGGACCGCCGGCGAACTCGCCGAGCGCGACCGCACCGAGACCGTCGAGGAGAAGCACGTCCGCCGGGCCCAGGAGAAGATCGAACTCGATCGGGTCGTCGAGGTCGTCCGGACCCTGCCCACCCAGTCGAAGCTCGTCCTCTACGCGACGATCCTCCTCGAGAAGAACGGCGTCCACAACGTGAACACGGGCGAGGTGTTCAACATCTACAAGCGCCTCTGTCAGGAGATGGACGCGGACGTGCTCACCCAACGTCGAGTGACCGACCTCATCAGCGAACTCGACATGCTCGGCATCGTCAACGCCGTCGTCGTCTCGAAGGGCCGCTACGGCCGCACCAAGGAGATCAGCCTCTCGGTTCCACTGGAAGAGACGGAGGCCGTGCTCCTCTCGGACTCCCGCATCGGACAGGTCGAGGACGCCCAGCCGTTCGTCCAGGCGCGATTCGACAACTGA
- the rpiA gene encoding ribose-5-phosphate isomerase RpiA, producing the protein MKQSGGTDEQKRRAGARAAEAVDDGMVVGLGTGSTAAAAIRALGREVDAGLDVRGIPTSYQSRQLAREVGIPLTTLEDATPDVAVDGADQVADGDLIKGGGAAHAREKLVDAAADRFLVVVDETKRARTLDLAVPVEVLPDAVPVVNADLRALGGEPTLRDAERKDGPVVTDNGNLVVDCEFGAIAAPEALAADLAAVPGVVEHGLFVGMADAVYVGTDDGVEVLK; encoded by the coding sequence ATGAAGCAGAGCGGCGGGACCGACGAACAGAAGCGCCGCGCCGGAGCACGCGCCGCCGAGGCGGTCGACGACGGGATGGTCGTCGGCCTGGGCACGGGGTCGACGGCCGCGGCGGCCATCCGGGCGCTCGGCCGCGAGGTCGACGCCGGACTCGACGTCCGTGGAATCCCGACGTCCTACCAGTCACGGCAGCTCGCCCGCGAGGTGGGTATCCCGCTGACGACGCTGGAGGACGCCACGCCGGACGTCGCCGTCGACGGCGCCGACCAGGTGGCCGACGGCGACCTGATCAAGGGCGGCGGTGCCGCGCACGCCCGCGAGAAGCTCGTGGACGCGGCGGCCGACCGGTTCCTGGTCGTCGTCGACGAGACGAAGCGAGCGCGGACGCTCGACCTGGCGGTCCCCGTCGAGGTGCTGCCCGACGCCGTCCCGGTGGTGAACGCGGACCTGCGGGCCCTCGGCGGCGAGCCGACGCTCCGGGACGCCGAGCGGAAGGACGGGCCGGTGGTCACGGACAACGGCAACCTCGTCGTCGACTGCGAGTTCGGCGCGATCGCGGCGCCGGAGGCGCTGGCGGCCGACCTGGCGGCCGTCCCGGGCGTCGTCGAACACGGGCTGTTCGTGGGGATGGCGGACGCGGTGTACGTGGGGACCGACGACGGCGTCGAAGTGCTGAAGTAG
- a CDS encoding DUF2073 domain-containing protein produces the protein MPEITTGDGDDGLADGIQIDMISAERMEDMRTMEKIRLILDGVHDGNIVILESGLEPEEESKLIEVTMSEINPDGFTGIEIETYPGGDGGDSSFLGRLMGNDEPNKLTVIGPANRIETLHKDETLISTLITRT, from the coding sequence ATGCCCGAGATAACTACAGGCGACGGCGACGACGGACTCGCGGACGGCATCCAGATCGACATGATCAGCGCCGAGCGGATGGAGGACATGCGGACGATGGAGAAGATCCGCCTGATCCTCGACGGCGTCCACGACGGCAACATCGTCATCCTCGAGTCCGGCCTGGAGCCGGAGGAGGAGTCGAAGCTCATCGAGGTGACGATGTCCGAGATCAACCCCGACGGGTTCACCGGCATCGAGATCGAGACCTACCCCGGCGGCGACGGCGGGGACAGCAGCTTCCTCGGCCGCCTCATGGGCAACGACGAGCCGAACAAGCTCACCGTCATCGGGCCGGCCAACCGCATCGAGACGCTCCACAAGGACGAGACGCTCATCAGCACGCTCATCACGCGGACGTGA